One part of the Lytechinus pictus isolate F3 Inbred chromosome 3, Lp3.0, whole genome shotgun sequence genome encodes these proteins:
- the LOC129257299 gene encoding gamma-aminobutyric acid receptor subunit epsilon-like, producing the protein MDLYSVSPRRQNDQRRNSLPQPFVLRTNVGGRARLRSPPRMLSTSALKSTGDCGLACQELFRVWRSFKMSGDQSAEKLDNMLTSMDKIQTTLKQIEVNGRPGDSEEYYPPRSDKQKVFARIRCNVITVGDIDTVTQQFTSEIYLSVTWKEPNVKGKQREEVNWDEQWDPRIYFFNAVNIDKMQTNHYIIPNEDDDPSGSPDVRLSIRMKGTFKCSMQLKDFPFDCQDLTIKLMSDWPVEDVEFVKDMNIKDSIRLDTFTAGQQWKLWKHVLAQPIEEDKALTGAHRSYPIYHITTHVQRKPGFYIWNIALIMLLIVILTFTSFVVERGAPADRLSVTVTLLLTAVAFKYVVSQSLPLISYLTMLDKYVLSCLIFQCLVVGQNALSAVVEINDPDKEKDWAKWFDFISIIVLAGMVFNITVGFIISSLIRQNKTTKKMKKITAGYLEKCEQINQNWQTRQRNREASRKSKEEREIPPTEKAVQAGAAAKGLSWKRASKEVGNNGKSNVEMQGIKTEASLKPESSSHPSGSASSQQTTATFAV; encoded by the exons ATGGACTTGTACTCTGTCTCCCCTCGAAGGCAGAACGATCAAAGAAGAAATAGTCTCCCTCAGCCTTTCGTTCTTCGCACAAACGTTGGCGGTCGAGCACGGCTTCGTTCACCGCCTCGCATGCTCTCTACCTCTGCCCTCAAATCGACCGGTGATTGTGGTCTTGCTTGCCAGGAGCTCTTTAGGGTGTGGCGGAGTTTCAAGATGTCGGGTGATCAAAGTGCAGAGAAATTGGACAACATGCTGACGAGCATGGATAAGATCCAGACAACTCTCAAACAGATTGAGGTGAATGGACGACCTGGAGACTCGGAGGAGTATTACCCACCAAGATCAGACAAACAAAAG GTGTTTGCAAGGATTCGATGTAATGTTATCACTGTAGGTGATATTGATACAGTAACTCAGCAGTTTACATCAGAGATATATTTGAGTGTCACCTGGAAGGAACCAAATGTTAAAGGCAAGCAGAGAGAG GAGGTAAATTGGGATGAGCAATGGGATCCTCGCATCTATTTCTTTAATGCAGTGAACATAGATAAGATGCAAACCAACCATTACATCATTCCCAATGAAGATGACGATCCTAGTGGTAGCCCGGATGTTCGTTTATCGATCAGAATGAAAGGAACATTCAAGTGCAGTATGCAACTCAAGGATTTCCCCTTCGATTGCCAG GATCTGACCATTAAACTGATGTCTGATTGGCCAGTAGAAGATGTGGAGTTTGTGAAAGACATGAACATCAAGGACAGCATCAGACTCGATACATTCACAG ctggcCAGCAATGGAAGCTATGGAAACATGTATTAGCTCAACCAATAGAAGAAGACAAAGCTTTAACAGGAGCACATAGATCTTATCCTATCTATCATATCACCACACATGTGCAACGAAAACCCGGCTTCTATATCTGGAATATCGCCCTCATCATG CTGCTGATCGTCATCTTAACTTTCACATCGTTTGTGGTAGAACGAGGGGCTCCAGCAGACAGACTAAGTGTGACTGTCACTCTACTTCTCACAGCAGTAGCATTCAAATATGTCGTCAGTCAATCTCTACCACTCATATCTTATCTAACCATGTTG GACAAGTACGTGCTATCCTGCCTCATCTTCCAATGTTTGGTGGTCGGTCAGAACGCTTTATCAGCCGTAGTCGAAATCAACGATCCCGATAAAGAGAAGGACTGGGCTAAATGGTTCGATTTTATCTCCATCATCGTGCTCGCCGGCATGGTATTCAACATCACCGTTGGGTTTATCATCTCTAGTCTTATAAGG caaaataaaacaactaagaagatgaagaagataaCAGCCGGATACTTG gaaaaatgcGAGCAGATTAACCAGAATTGGCAGACCCGCCAGCGGAACCGAGAGGCTAGCAGGAAGAGCAAAGAGGAGCGAGAAATTCCACCGACGGAGAAGGCCGTCCAGGCCGGTGCCGCTGCCAAGGGATTGAGTTGGAAGAGGGCTAGTAAGGAAGTGGGTAACAATGGCAAAAGCAACGTAGAGATGCAAGGTATTAAG ACGGAAGCCAGCCTCAAACCCGAGTCCAGTTCCCATCCTTCTGGTAGTGCCTCAAGTCAACAAACTACTGCTACATTCGCCGTATAA